The following proteins are encoded in a genomic region of Montipora foliosa isolate CH-2021 chromosome 10, ASM3666993v2, whole genome shotgun sequence:
- the LOC137973329 gene encoding trace amine-associated receptor 7c-like — protein sequence MERWTSVCGWLLSIATVLGNGFVVILIAKRRRLHSSSNWLVFSLAVADLGVGIVAFPLSHLCGLFICNMRVYVGFHWFILHSSVTNLCSLTWDRFTAIVHPLKYHTSMTARRTLVVITLAWLIPFLIALYLVSGMYITNSPTALKIIRLTGVSGFNILGCILLLHAVVRILIAKAKHQAALKSERRQLQHNQSLNPSSLPQRRKHTNTASFIIALVLFFLGCYVITSFLMFCLAFSCVNLPIEAGFVTLLLLTGNSTVNPLVYAFLKKDIKREIKIVVFRLELRNNNDERS from the coding sequence ATGGAGAGGTGGACGTCTGTGTGCGGTTGGCTTCTCTCCATTGCAACAGTGCTTGGAAATGGTTTTGTCGTAATTCTTATCGCTAAACGTCGCCGGTTACACTCCTCCAGTAACTGGCTCGTGTTTTCTTTGGCTGTTGCCGATCTTGGCGTCGGGATCGTCGCGTTTCCACTAAGTCATCTTTGCGGTCTGTTTATTTGTAACATGCGAGTGTACGTGGGTTTTCACTGGTTTATCCTGCATTCTTCGGTTACAAATCTTTGCTCTCTGACCTGGGATCGTTTCACGGCGATTGTTCATCCGTTGAAATATCACACCTCCATGACCGCCAGACGAACTTTAGTAGTTATCACGCTAGCGTGGTTGATACCTTTCCTTATTGCCTTGTATCTCGTCTCAGGAATGTACATTACGAACTCGCCGACGGCTTTGAAAATCATACGGTTGACTGGAGTGTCTGGGTTTAATATATTGGGCTGCATACTTCTTTTACACGCTGTTGTTCGTATTCTCATTGCGAAGGCAAAACACCAAGCTGCTTTGAAGTCAGAGAGAAGGCAGCTTCAACATAACCAATCACTGAATCCATCTTCCCTTCCTCAAAGACGGAAGCACACCAACACCGCGAGCTTTATTATtgctcttgttttgttttttctgggATGTTATGTGATAACAAGCTTTTTGATGTTCTGTCTTGCATTTTCTTGTGTCAATCTCCCTATTGAAGCCGGTTTTGTCACTCTGCTTCTCTTGACGGGGAACTCAACAGTTAACCCTCTGGTTTATGCATTCTTGAAGAAAGACATTAAAAGAGAGATAAAAATTGTCGTATTCAGGCTCGAACTACGAAACAATAACGACGAAAGATCCTGA